A part of Aegilops tauschii subsp. strangulata cultivar AL8/78 chromosome 2, Aet v6.0, whole genome shotgun sequence genomic DNA contains:
- the LOC109784789 gene encoding protein NRT1/ PTR FAMILY 8.5 isoform X2 produces the protein MDADRRGGLRTPIFADDEAQASGSEAREHEVHKAAGHCSDKALKVILCLQFLEVSAFYGVYLNLIVYLQDVLHGDSASNVTAVNSWAGVSYLMPLLGAAVADSYWGKHKTVLIGLSISVVGMAMVTTSATLPSLRPPRCSPGAYCAPATISQELVFFSGIYLCGVGIGASKAVFISFAAEQFDDDDDKNTSGREAKASYFSWYYAVANVAMLTAGTLLVWVEDKVNWGLGYGICASFVVVAVVGLAATAPMYRLVPPAGSPIKGVLQVLVALSRKVNLAVPDDATELYEEDGVKNPLLHPLHERLQHTEQFRCLDKAAIVTAEDLEDGDLNRPWRLCTVTQVEELKTLLRLIPIWLTSAVYFVANTQAQTTFVQQGTKTDSHIAGGAASVPAASLTSIETVLAAAYVTFYNRAVAPSVAFTPLQLMGLGHATAAGAVAVAACTEACRLRMAGGQEAAQMGIAWLLPQYAVMAVSDASLSVGQMQFFYDQSPETMRGASTAFYFLSISLGNLINSQLVTLVASVTSAGGRTGWFPPEMDDGRLDYYFVLVVAITLLNFAVFVALAKNYTSKRVR, from the exons ATGGACGCCGATCGCCGTGGGGGCTTAAGGACGCCGATCTTTGCGGACGATGAG GCCCAGGCGTCTGGTTCGGAAGCTCGGGAGCATGAGGTGCACAAGGCGGCCGGTCACTGCTCTGATAAGGCGCTCAAAGTCATCTTGT GCCTGCAGTTCCTGGAGGTCAGTGCTTTCTACGGGGTCTACCTGAACTTGATAGTCTATCTTCAGGATGTTCTCCATGGAGACAGCGCATCCAATGTGACGGCCGTGAATTCTTGGGCTGGGGTCAGCTACCTCATGCCCCTGCtcggcgccgccgtcgccgactCCTACTGGGGAAAACACAAGACGGTTTTGATCGGCCTCTCCATTTCTGTCGTC GGGATGGCCATGGTCACCACGTCAGCTACGCTGCCATCTCTGAGGCCGCCGCGGTGCTCGCCGGGCGCGTACTGCGCACCGGCGACGATTAGCCAAGAGCTAGTCTTCTTTTCGGGCATATACCTGTGCGGCGTCGGGATCGGCGCGTCCAAGGCCGTCTTCATCTCGTTTGCCGCGGAGCAGTTCGACGACGACGATGACAAGAACACGTCGGGACGGGAGGCCAAGGCGTCCTACTTCAGCTGGTACTACGCGGTGGCCAACGTGGCCATGCTGACCGCGGGGACATTGCTGGTTTGGGTAGAGGACAAGGTGAACTGGGGGCTCGGGTACGGCATCTGCGCGTCGTTCGTCGTGGTCGCCGTCGTCGGCCTCGCCGCGACGGCGCCCATGTACCGGCTCGTGCCTCCGGCGGGCAGCCCGATTAAAGGCGTGCTCCAAGTGCTCGTCGCGCTCTCTCGCAAGGTAAACCTGGCGGTGCCTGACGACGCCACTGAATTGTACGAGGAGGATGGTGTCAAGAACCCGTTGCTGCATCCGCTGCACGAACGATTGCAGCACACCGAACAGTTCAG GTGCTTGGACAAGGCTGCCATTGTCACGGCCGAGGACTTGGAAGACGGCGACCTGAACCGGCCATGGAGGCTGTGCACGGTCACCCAGGTGGAGGAGCTCAAGACTCTGCTGCGGCTGATCCCGATATGGCTCACCTCGGCCGTCTACTTCGTCGCCAACACGCAGGCGCAGACCACGTTCGTGCAGCAGGGCACCAAGACGGACTCCCACATCGCGGGCGGCGCCGCCTCCGTCCCGGCCGCGTCGCTGACGTCCATCGAGACGGTGCTCGCCGCCGCCTACGTCACGTTCTACAACAGGGCCGTCGCGCCATCCGTGGCGTTCACGCCGCTCCAGCTCATGGGGCTCGGGCACGCGACGGCGGCCGGCGCGGTGGCCGTGGCCGCGTGCACCGAGGCGTGCAGGCTGCGGATGGCCGGGGGCCAGGAGGCGGCCCAAATGGGCATAGCGTGGCTGCTGCCGCAGTACGCCGTGATGGCGGTCTCGGACGCGTCGCTCTCAGTGGGGCAGATGCAGTTCTTCTACGACCAGTCGCCGGAGACGATGAGGGGCGCGTCGACGGCGTTCTACTTCCTGTCCATCTCGCTCGGGAATCTGATCAATTCTCAGCTGGTGACGCTGGTGGCGTCCGTCACCTCGGCTGGGGGCAGAACGGGATGGTTTCCACCGGAAATGGATGATGGGCGCCTAGATTACTACTTCGTGCTCGTTGTCGCCATCACTTTGCTCAACTTTGCCGTGTTTGTTGCCCTTGCTAAGAACTACACGTCAAAGAGAGTTAGATAG
- the LOC109784789 gene encoding protein NRT1/ PTR FAMILY 8.5 isoform X1 — translation MPLLGAAVADSYWGKHKTVLIGLSISVVGMAMVTTSATLPSLRPPRCSPGAYCAPATISQELVFFSGIYLCGVGIGASKAVFISFAAEQFDDDDDKNTSGREAKASYFSWYYAVANVAMLTAGTLLVWVEDKVNWGLGYGICASFVVVAVVGLAATAPMYRLVPPAGSPIKGVLQVLVALSRKVNLAVPDDATELYEEDGVKNPLLHPLHERLQHTEQFRCLDKAAIVTAEDLEDGDLNRPWRLCTVTQVEELKTLLRLIPIWLTSAVYFVANTQAQTTFVQQGTKTDSHIAGGAASVPAASLTSIETVLAAAYVTFYNRAVAPSVAFTPLQLMGLGHATAAGAVAVAACTEACRLRMAGGQEAAQMGIAWLLPQYAVMAVSDASLSVGQMQFFYDQSPETMRGASTAFYFLSISLGNLINSQLVTLVASVTSAGGRTGWFPPEMDDGRLDYYFVLVVAITLLNFAVFVALAKNYTSKRVR, via the exons ATGCCCCTGCtcggcgccgccgtcgccgactCCTACTGGGGAAAACACAAGACGGTTTTGATCGGCCTCTCCATTTCTGTCGTC GGGATGGCCATGGTCACCACGTCAGCTACGCTGCCATCTCTGAGGCCGCCGCGGTGCTCGCCGGGCGCGTACTGCGCACCGGCGACGATTAGCCAAGAGCTAGTCTTCTTTTCGGGCATATACCTGTGCGGCGTCGGGATCGGCGCGTCCAAGGCCGTCTTCATCTCGTTTGCCGCGGAGCAGTTCGACGACGACGATGACAAGAACACGTCGGGACGGGAGGCCAAGGCGTCCTACTTCAGCTGGTACTACGCGGTGGCCAACGTGGCCATGCTGACCGCGGGGACATTGCTGGTTTGGGTAGAGGACAAGGTGAACTGGGGGCTCGGGTACGGCATCTGCGCGTCGTTCGTCGTGGTCGCCGTCGTCGGCCTCGCCGCGACGGCGCCCATGTACCGGCTCGTGCCTCCGGCGGGCAGCCCGATTAAAGGCGTGCTCCAAGTGCTCGTCGCGCTCTCTCGCAAGGTAAACCTGGCGGTGCCTGACGACGCCACTGAATTGTACGAGGAGGATGGTGTCAAGAACCCGTTGCTGCATCCGCTGCACGAACGATTGCAGCACACCGAACAGTTCAG GTGCTTGGACAAGGCTGCCATTGTCACGGCCGAGGACTTGGAAGACGGCGACCTGAACCGGCCATGGAGGCTGTGCACGGTCACCCAGGTGGAGGAGCTCAAGACTCTGCTGCGGCTGATCCCGATATGGCTCACCTCGGCCGTCTACTTCGTCGCCAACACGCAGGCGCAGACCACGTTCGTGCAGCAGGGCACCAAGACGGACTCCCACATCGCGGGCGGCGCCGCCTCCGTCCCGGCCGCGTCGCTGACGTCCATCGAGACGGTGCTCGCCGCCGCCTACGTCACGTTCTACAACAGGGCCGTCGCGCCATCCGTGGCGTTCACGCCGCTCCAGCTCATGGGGCTCGGGCACGCGACGGCGGCCGGCGCGGTGGCCGTGGCCGCGTGCACCGAGGCGTGCAGGCTGCGGATGGCCGGGGGCCAGGAGGCGGCCCAAATGGGCATAGCGTGGCTGCTGCCGCAGTACGCCGTGATGGCGGTCTCGGACGCGTCGCTCTCAGTGGGGCAGATGCAGTTCTTCTACGACCAGTCGCCGGAGACGATGAGGGGCGCGTCGACGGCGTTCTACTTCCTGTCCATCTCGCTCGGGAATCTGATCAATTCTCAGCTGGTGACGCTGGTGGCGTCCGTCACCTCGGCTGGGGGCAGAACGGGATGGTTTCCACCGGAAATGGATGATGGGCGCCTAGATTACTACTTCGTGCTCGTTGTCGCCATCACTTTGCTCAACTTTGCCGTGTTTGTTGCCCTTGCTAAGAACTACACGTCAAAGAGAGTTAGATAG